A stretch of the Gemmatimonadota bacterium genome encodes the following:
- a CDS encoding lysylphosphatidylglycerol synthase transmembrane domain-containing protein gives MKNILKLAASLVLMGGFLWAAFRDVNGTLLLEALQTANPLWLLLSAIIIIASGLPRAWRWRILLLPVASNISIRSAFWAVMVAYAGNVVFPRAGEVARALALERDHPTGISAILATVIVERLLDILTLLIIFGVVLFFAREQIGAAFPKFKLEQVALLTLPIILFAFVFLGLLSARGERGLSIFHRLLARLSPRLADGATHILRSFLQGMRAIHTVEGYAGILVSTLILNSLYLFAMYLPFYSFDLSHKYNLGLFEAMVVMTIATIGFVLPAPGGIGSYHFFCAQTLHHFYHVPIEIALAFATSVHAVAILGFLLFGGPPLINLLWHKKAKK, from the coding sequence ATGAAAAACATTCTCAAACTCGCAGCAAGTCTCGTGTTAATGGGGGGCTTTCTCTGGGCAGCGTTTAGAGATGTCAATGGAACACTCCTCCTGGAGGCCCTGCAAACAGCCAATCCTTTGTGGTTGCTCTTATCGGCCATCATCATCATCGCTTCGGGCTTGCCCCGAGCTTGGCGCTGGCGCATTTTGCTATTGCCCGTTGCCTCAAATATTTCCATTCGCTCGGCATTTTGGGCTGTCATGGTCGCCTATGCGGGCAATGTCGTATTCCCACGCGCTGGCGAAGTTGCTCGTGCCCTCGCCCTCGAGAGAGATCACCCCACTGGTATCAGTGCAATCCTGGCGACAGTGATTGTAGAACGCTTGCTCGATATACTCACCCTCTTGATCATCTTTGGCGTGGTTTTATTTTTTGCCAGAGAGCAGATCGGCGCGGCATTTCCCAAATTTAAACTTGAACAAGTTGCCTTGCTGACATTGCCCATCATCCTGTTTGCTTTCGTATTTTTGGGACTGCTCTCCGCCCGTGGAGAACGCGGCCTGTCCATTTTTCACCGCCTGCTGGCGCGCCTCTCTCCCAGGCTGGCCGATGGTGCAACCCATATTTTGCGTTCTTTTTTACAGGGCATGAGAGCCATTCACACTGTAGAAGGCTATGCGGGGATATTGGTGTCAACCCTGATTCTCAATAGCCTTTATTTGTTCGCCATGTACTTGCCCTTCTACAGTTTTGACCTATCACATAAGTACAACCTCGGCTTGTTTGAAGCTATGGTAGTGATGACCATCGCCACGATTGGATTTGTCCTTCCCGCACCGGGCGGTATAGGCTCTTACCATTTCTTTTGCGCCCAAACCCTCCACCACTTCTACCATGTGCCAATAGAAATCGCATTGGCATTTGCCACATCGGTACACGCAGTCGCGATCCTCGGCTTTCTTTTATTTGGTGGCCCCCCACT